In Mesotoga infera, a genomic segment contains:
- a CDS encoding 50S ribosomal protein L32 yields the protein YSPIKVAVSTCPNCGEPKQPHRVCLHCGFYGGRQILEIGE from the coding sequence GTATAGCCCGATCAAGGTTGCTGTTTCTACATGTCCAAACTGTGGCGAACCAAAACAGCCACACAGAGTTTGCTTACACTGTGGCTTTTACGGAGGAAGACAGATTCTTGAGATCGGTGAGTAG